The sequence TCGACTGGGTCTCCGACGACGACTGACCGATCCGGGCCGGGGGCGCGGTGACGCGCCTCCGGCCTGCTCGCTCACTCCTCCCAGCCCTCCGGCTTGCCCGACTGCTCGTTCGGCGCGATCACCAGGAACGGCACGCCCTGGTCGTCCAGCACCCGCACCTGCCGGCCGTACGGTGAGTCGAACGGCTGGTCCAGCACCTGCCCGCCGAGCTCCACGACCTTCGCCGCGCTCGCGTCGGCGTCCGCCACCGAGAAGTACGCCGACCAGTTCGACGGGACCTCCGCCGGGACCGACGCCGGCAGCGCGCCCAGGCCGCCGACCGGGCGGCCGTCGAGCAGCAGGACCGCGTACGTGAAGTCGTCGTTCGACAGGTCCTGGAAGCCGTAGCCGAAGACCTTTTCGTAGAACGCCTTCGCCGCCGGGAAGTCGCGGCTCATGCACTCGTTCCAGGCCAGCGTGCCCGGGGCCGCCGTGACCTGGGTGCCGATGTGGTTCCCCGCCTCCCACAGGCCGAAGACCGCGCCCGCCGGGTCGGCCGCCACGGCCATCCGGCCTTCCTTCATGACCTCCATGACCGGCATCACGACCTGGCCGCCGGCCTCGGTGATCGCCGCGACCGTCTTGTCCACATCGGACACCGCGAGGTACGTCGTCCACACCGCGGGCATTTCCTGACCCGGTGGCGTCTGCCCGATGCCGGCGACGGGACGGCCGCGCAGCTCCGCCATGCCGTAGAAGCCGGTCTCCTCACCGCCCGTCCGCACGTCCCAGCCGAACAGGCCGCTGTAGAAGGCCACCGCTTTCGCCTGGTCCGGCACCATCAGGTCCACCCAACTGGGCGTGCCGTCCGGCCACCGCTCGTCCCGGAACACCATGTCGACTCCCAACCCTCGTGAACGCCGCCGGGGTGACGGCCGACACAGTCTGGCACCCACCACCGACAAAACCAGGGCCGAAGGACTCAGTGCCCGACGAGCTTCGCGTAGACGACGATGTTGTCGACGTAGTTGCGCGCGGTCCGGTCGAAGACGCCGCCGCAGGTGATGAGGCGCAGTTCGGGACCGGGGGTGTCGTCGTAGACGCCTTCGGCCTCGAAGTCCTTCTTCGGCACCTGGTGCACCTTCGTCACCTCGAAGACCGCCGTCGTGCCGTCCTCGCGGGCGATCGACACGCGGTCGCCGGCGGCGAGCTCCTTGAGCCGGAAGAAGATCCCCTTCTGGTGGTTCCCGTCGACGTGCCCGAGCACGACGGCCGGGCCGGTCTCGCCCGGCGTCGGCGCGTAGGTGTACCAGCCGGCCTGCAGCGGGGTGGTCACCGGCGGCACCTCGACGGTGTTGTCGGCGTTGAGCCCGAGCGGGACCAGCGACGAGTGCGCGGCGATCTTCGGGATGTCGATCGAGACGGGGGCGGACTTGGGCAGCGCCGCGACGGCGTTCTGCCCGGCGACGGCGGGTTCGGGGTCGGGTTCGGGCTGCACGGCGACCGGGCGCGCGGGCGGCGGCTGGGCGGTCGGCGGCTCGGACCCGCCGCTGAACACCAGCGCCACGACGACCAGCGCGGCCAGCAACGCGAGGACGAGGGCGATCAGGTAGCCCCGTCTGCTCGTGATCCTCGTCGGCATGTTCTCCCCCGTCGTTCCTCGCCCGCCGTTCACACGTCCGGGTGGTCTCTTCGGTTGAGTCCCGACGGTACCCGGCCGCCCCGCCGACGTCTTGAATGACTCATTCAGGACCTCCGGGAACCTGAATGAGTCATTCAAGACAACCGCGAGCGCCGCCCGGCGCCACTTTGCCGAGGTGCGCGGGCCACGCCGTCAGCGTTGGCGAGACCGGCGGGCGAGCACGAGACCGGTGCCGCCGAGGGCGAGCGCGCCCATGGCGGCCGCCGCCGCGAGCGGGGAGCCCTCGGCCGGGGCGTCAGTGCCGCCCGTCTGCGGTGCGCCCGCGGGCACCTTGACGACCTGCTTCCGCACCGGCAGGACTTCCAGGGTCGCGGTCGAGGTCTCCGGGCCGCAGTGCAGCGTGACGGCGTACTTGCCGGGCTTCACGTCCTTCACGGTGCCGGTGGCCCACATCCCCTTGCCGAACACGAGCGCGGCCGACCGCACGGCGACCTTTTCGGCGGGCTCACGGGTCTGGCAGGCGAAGTCCAGCTTCACGCGCGCGCCCGGCTGCGCCTGGGCGGGGGACACAGTCAGCAGCCGGGTGATCCGCGAGAACGGGCCGTCCGGCGCCGGGCCGGTGGCCGGCGTCGCCGCCAGCGCCGCGCCTGGTGCGAGAACCAGGAAAACGGCGGCGAAACCCGTGGCGACGGCAGTCTTCTTCATTCTTTCTCCCCTGTCGAATGAACGCGCTCGTTACCTCCAAAGACGTCCCCACCTGCGATCGGTTGCACCGGAAGGTCACGAACGCGTCATGAAAAAACCGCCCCGGAGCGCACTCCGGGGCGGTTTCGGAAAAAAGAAAGAATCAGCCTGCCATGCTGCCGTCGCCAGCTTTCGCGGCACCGGCCGGCACCTTCGCCACCTGAGCGGCCGGCACCGTGAACTTCGTGGTGTACGTCTGGCCGCCGCAGGTGACGGTCAGCGGGTACTCCCCCGCGGCCGTGCCCGGCTTGAGGGTGGCGTCCGCGCTGATGTTCGCGTCCGCGCCCATGAACGGGCCCGGGGTGTAGTTGGCGAAGTCCAGCACCGGCGAGGCGAACTTCGGCGAAGCGCCTTCGCACTTGGCCAGCGCGACGTTCGGCGCGTCGCGCACGTACTTGTCCACGAGCGATTGGTTGATCGCGGTGTTCACGTTGAGCTGGACGCTGCCGGCCGGCGCGGGCGCCGTGGGACTGCCGCTCTGCGCCGTCGCGGGCGCCGCCAGCGCCGCCAGCGCCGTCGCCCCGAACACCGCTGCCGCAACGAAAACCACCGTCTTGCGCACCATCGCACCCTTCGCGTCCTTCAGCCTTACCACCGACAAGACGCGACAGGGCGCGACGGGTTGCCTACCGGACCGGCCGTATTCAGTCGAGATCGTCGTGGCGCATGAGCTGGCGCCCGGCCTCGGTGATCGACCCCGACAGCGACGGGTAGACCGAAAATGTCAGTGCCAGGTGGTCCACTGTCAGCTGGTTCTGGACGGCGAGCGCGATGGGGAGGATGAGCTCGCTCGCCTGCGGCGCCACGACGACTCCACCGACGACCACGCCGGTGGCGGGGCGGCAGAACAGCTTCACGAAGCCTCGGCGGAGGCCCTCCATCTTCGCGCGCGCGTTGGTGGCCAGGGGCAGCATGATGGTGCGCGCGGGCACCTCGCCGGAGTCGATCGCCTGCTGGCTGATGCCGACGGTGGCGATCTCCGGGTGGGTGAACACGTTGGCGGCGACGGTCTTGAGCTTGATCGGCGCGACGCCCTCGCCCAGCGCGTGCCACATCGCGATGCGGCCCTGCATGCTCGCCACCGAGGCCAGCATGAGCACGCCGGTGCAGTCGCCGGCGGCGTAGATCCCGGGAACGGAGGTGCGCGAAACGCGGTCGACGGTGATGAACCCGCCGGGGCCGGGCGCGATGCCGACCTTGTCGAGGCCGATGTCCTGGGTGTTCGGGATCGACCCGACGGTCATCAGCGCGTGGCTGGCTTCGATCACGCGGCCGTCGGCGAGGTGGATCTCGACGCCCTTGTCGGTGCGCTCGACGCGGTCGGCGCGCGCCTGCTTCGCCACGGTCGTGCCGCGCTGCGAGAAGACCTCTTCGAGCACCGCGGCGGCGTCGGCGTCCTCGTGCGGGAGGACGCGGTCGCGGCTGGAGACGACGGTGACCTTGACGCCCATCTCGGTGTAGGCGGACGCGAATTCGGCGCCGGTGACGCCCGAGCCGATCACGGCGAGGTGCTCCGGCAGTTCCTGGAGCTCGTAGAGCTGGCGCCAGTCGAGGATGCGCTCGCCGTCCGGCACCGCGCCCGGGAGGACGCGCGGGGTGGCGCCGGTCGCGATCAGGACGACGTCGGCGGGCAGGGCCTCGGTGCCGTCCTTCGTCGTCACGGCGACCTTGTGGGTGGCGAGGCCGGTTTCCTCGTCGCAGAAGCGGGCTTCGCCGATGACGACGCGGACGCCTTCGCGCTGGACGCGGGCGCGGATGTCGGCGGACTGCGCGAGCGCGAGGCCCTTCACGCGGCCGTGCACGGTCGGGAGGTCGACGCTGGTGTCGGCCAGGTCGGTGTTGATGCCCAGCTCGCCGAGGTCGTGCATCTTCGCCAGCGCGCCGGAGCTCGCGATGAACGTCTTCGACGGGACGCAGTCGTAGAGCACGCAGGCGCCGCCCAGGCCGTCCCGTTCGACGATCGTGACGTCGGCGCCGTGCTGGGCCGCGACGAGCGCGGCTTCGTAGCCGGCCGGGCCCCCGCCCATGATCACGATCCTGGTCACCTGAGTCCTCCTCGATGTGCTCGTGTGCGGTGCTCTCACCGTACGCGGCGCAGGTGTCCGGACACTGAAGTGGGCGAACACGGCGAGTGCGTCCACTCGGGAGAGGGAGAGGTCGCTAGGCTGTCGTCGTGCCGTTGTATGCCGCGTACGGATCGAACATGGAGCCCGCCCAGATGCTGGAGCGCGCGCCGCACTCTCCGATGGCCGGCACCGGCTGGCTGGAGGGGTGGCGCCTGACCTTCGGCGGCGAGGACCTCGGCTGGGAAGGTGCCCTGGCCACGATCGTCGAAGACCCGGGATCCCGGGTCTTCGTCGTTCTCTACGACGTGACCCCGCTGGACGAGGACGGGCTGGACCGCTGGGAAGGCGGCGAGCTCGGGATGCACACCAAGATCCGGCTCCGGGTCCAGACCATGGACGGCTCGGCGCTGGCCTGGCTGTACGTCCTGGACGCCTACGAGGGCGGCCTGCCCTCGGCGCGGTACCTGGGCGTGCTGGCCGATGCCGCGGAGGCGGCCGGGGCGCCGGCGGACTACGTCGACGACCTGCGGACCCGGCCCTGTTCGGGCATCAGCGGCTGACTCCACACCCTGTGGACAACTCGGTGGCCTGAGCGCTACCACGAGCCCGCGTGAGATCTCGCGGGCACCCCGTCGAGCGCGCCGGAGGGCGTGTGCGTGTCGCCTCCGGCCCCGGTCCGGGCGAACGCGAATTTCCTTGCGGTACAACGAAAACACCAGGTCGGCGAGCCGGGCACCACGGGCCGTCGACCAGTCTGCCCGCCGGTGCGCGGGCGCGCAAAACGGCCCTTCCCCCGATCGAGGGAAGGGCCGGTTCACGGCCTGTGGACAACTCGGTGAAGCTGTGGACAACTCCCGCTCAGGCGAGCGCCGCCAAAGCGGTGTGGACCAGTGTGCGGACCCCGCAGAGCAGGGCACGCTCGTCGAGGACGAACGTCGGGCGGTGGATGTCCGACTGCGGCGCCGGCGGGCCGGACCAGACACCCAGGCGGGCGAACGCGCCCTGGATGTGCTCGAGGTACCAGCCGAAGTCTTCCCCGCCGGAGGACTGCTCGGTGCCGGCCACCGCGCGCTCGCCGAGGGCCGCTTCGACGCCCGCGCGCATCAGCGCCGTCGAGTCCGCGTCCGAGACCACCGGCGGGACGCCGCGGCGGTAGTCCAGCGAGAAGCCGACGCCGGTCGGGGCCAGCAGGGACTCCACAGAGGACGCCACCAGCGGCTCCAGCGAAGTCCAGACCTCGTGGTCGGCCGTGCGGAGCGTGCCGCGCAGGACGCCGTCCTGGGGCACCGCGTTGGCCGCTTGGCCCGCGTGGACCGCGCCCCACACCAGGACGGTGCCGGAGCGCGGGTCGACCCGGCGCGAGAGCACCGCGGGCAGCGACGTGATCACCGTGCCCAGCGCGTGGACCAGGTCGGCCGTCAGGTGCGGCCGGGACGTGTGGCCGCCCGGCGAGGTGAGCCGCAGCTCGATCAGGTCCGCCGCGGACGTCAGCGCGCCCACGCGCATGCCCACCGAACCCACTTCGAGCCGCGGGTCGACGTGCAGGCCGTAGATCCGCTCGACACCGTCGAGCGCGCCGGCCGCGATCATGTCCAGCGCGCCGCCGGGCATGACCTCCTCGGCCGGCTGGAAGATCAGCCGGACGCGGCCGGGCAGCTCCGGCGCGCCGGCCAGCGCGCGGGCCGCGCCGAGCAGGATCGCCGTGTGGGCGTCGTGGCCGCACATGTGGGCCGCGCCCTCGACCGTCGACGCGTAGGGCAGGTCGGTCGCCTCGGTGAGCGGCAGCGCGTCCATGTCCGCGCGCAGCGCCACGCACCGCTCGCCGCTGCCGATGTCGCAGACGACGCCGGTGCCGCCGGGGAGCACCCACGGCTTGAGCCCGACGGTGCGCAGCAGCGTGACGACCAGCTCCGTGGTCGCGAACTCGTGCCGCGACAGCTCCGGGTGCGCGTGGATGTGCCGGCGCCAGGCGAGCACGTCGGTCGCGTTGGCGCGCAGCCAGTCGTCGAGCCAGAACGGGCCGCGGCCCGCGCCAAGGTCCTCCACGGGAGCCATGCTTACGCCGGCTTCGGAAATGAGCGCCTCAGGCCCCTCCATAGGGGTCATCATGCGCCCATGGGGGTCACCTGGAACGTCCGGCCGTGAGTCCAGCACCGTCACGCCGCACCTCCTCCCGCAACACGGGTAACCCGCGCAGCGGCTGGGGTCACGCTTCGTGCCGATCGATCTGTTGTACGCATTTGCAGACGATCGTGCACCATGCAGGCGGCAAGCCGCGCCTCGAAAAGGGCCGTCCTAGATGGCCGGTAGCGGATCTGCGTTGAACGGCGTGCAGTAGTTCGGCAAAGCCGAAGGCGTCAGGATCCCTTGGTCTTCTTCGAACGGACCCGCCTGCCCCAGATGACGATGCCGAGCAGCACGACCGCGATCAGGCCGGCGACCAGCTTGTTCTTCGTCTTCTGGGTGTTCGCCTTGTCGGTCTGGGCCGGATCCAGCACCGGGCCCGGTGGCTGGGTCTGCGCCGGGGCCGGCGCCACCGCGACGCGCGCCGCGGTCACCGATGCCGTGGTGTGCACCCGCACCGGCCCGGCCAGCGCGGGCGACGCGGTGAACAGCACCGCACCGAGCACCCCGACCAGGACCAGAAGCCGCAGTTTCGCCATGTCATCCCTTCGCCACGACCAGGCATTCTCCCCGCGGAACGCCCGCGCGTCAGCCACCACGCGGTGGACCGAACGCGTCGAGGATCCGCTGTGCACCGAGGGTAGCCGTCAGCTCACCGGCGCGCACCGCCCGTTCGACGTCGGGAACGACCGTTCGCACGGCCGGATGCGCCGCCAGGCGACTGAGCAACTGCTCGCGCACCATCGCCCAGGTCCAGTCGACCTGCTGCCGGCGGCGGCGCGCTTCCAGCTCGCCGGATGCCGAAAGCGTCTCGCGGTGCTTCTCGATCGCGGCCCAGACTTCGTCCAGGCGCAGGTTGTGCAGCCCGCTGCAGGTGAGCACCGGCGGGGTCCACGCGGCCTCGGGGCCGTAGATCATCCGCAGCGCGCCCGCAAGCTCGCGGGCGGCGCGCTTGGCGTCCCGCTCGTGGTCGCCGTCGGCCTTGTTGACGGCGATGACGTCGGCGAGTTCCAGCACGCCCTTCTTGATGCCCTGCAACTGGTCGCCGGTGCGCGCGAGCGTCAGGAACAGGAAGCAGTCCACCATGTTGGCGACGGTCACTTCGGACTGTCCCACCCCGACGGTCTCGACCAGGACGGTGTCGTAGCCGGCGGCCTCCATCAGCACGATCGTCTCGCGCGTCGCCCGCGCCACGCCGCCGAGCGTCCCCGACGTCGGCGACGGCCGGATGAACGCCCGCTCGTCGACCGCCAGGCGCGCCATCCGGGTCTTGTCGCCGAGGATCGACCCGCCGGTCCGCGTGGACGACGGGTCGACCGCGAGCACGGCGACCTTGTGCCCGGCCGCCGTCAGGTCGCTGCCCAGCTGGTCGATGAACGTCGACTTGCCGACACCGGGGACGCCGGTGATGCCGACGCGCCGCCCGCCGCCCGAGTGCGGCAGCAGCTCGATCAGCAGTTCCTGCGCCCGCGCCCGGTGGTCCTCCCGCTGCGACTCGACGAGCGTGATGGCCTTCGACAGCGTCCCGCGGTCCCCCGCGAGGACCCCTTTGGCGTAGGCGCCGACGTCGATCTTGCGCGGCAAGGGTCAGGACTCCTGCGCCGACAGCTGGCCGAGCAGGTCGATGGCCGCGTCCGCGAGCACCGTGCCCGGGCCGAAGATCGCCGCCGCGCCGGCTTCGCGCAGCGCCGGGTAGTCCTGCGGCGGGATGACGCCGCCCACGACCACCATGATGTCTTCGCGGCCCAGCTCGGCGAGCTCGTGGCGCAGCGCCGGCACCAGCGAAAGGTGCCCGGCGGCCAGCGACGAGACGCCGACGACGTGCACGTCCGCCTCGATCGCCTGGCGGGCGACCTCGGCCGGGGTGGAGAACAGCGGGCCGACGTCGACGTCGAAGCCGATGTCGGCGAAGCCGGTGGCGATCACCTTCTGGCCGCGGTCGTGGCCGTCCTGGCCCATCTTCGCGACGAGGATGCGGGGACGGCGGCCCTCCTCCTCGGCGAACTTCTCGACCAGCTCACGGGCCTGCTCGACGTTCTGCGACTTACCCACCTCTTCGCGGTAGACGCCCGAAATCGTCCGGATCTGCCCGGAGTGGCGGCCCCAGAGCTTCTCGAGCGCGTCGGAGATCTCGCCGACGGTGGCCTTCGCGCGGGCGGCGCCGATCGCCAGCTCCAGCAGGTTGCCGCCGTTGCCGGCGCCCTCGGTGAGGCGCCGCAACGCGTCTTCGGTGGCCGAAGAGTCGCGCTCTTCGCGCAGCCGCCGCAGCTTCTCCAGCTGCTGCGTGCGGACGCCGGCGTTGTCGACCTTGAGGACTTCGATGTCCTCATCGCCGGTGACCTGGTACTTGTTCACGCCGATGACGGGCTGGCGACCGGAGTCGATCCGGGCCTGCGTGCGCGCGGCGGCTTCTTCGATGCGCAGCTTGGGGATGCCCGCGTCGATCGCCTTGGCCATGCCGCCGGCCTGCTCGACCTCGCTGATGTGGCCCCACGCCTTGCGCGCGAGGTCGTAGGTCAGCTTCTCGACGAACGCGGACCCGCCCCACGGGTCGATCACGCGCGTGGTGCCGGATTCCTGCTGCAGCAGCAGCTGCGTGTTGCGGGCGATCCGCGCAGAGAAGTCCGTCGGCAGCGCGAGGGCCTCGTCGAGGGCGTTGGTGTGCAGCGACTGCGTGTGCCCCTGGGTCGCGGCCATCGCCTCGACGCACGTGCGGACGACGTTGTTGTAGACGTCCTGCGCGGTCAGCGACCAGCCCGACGTCTGGGAGTGCGTGCGCAGCGAGAGCGACTTCTGCGACTTCGGGTCGAAGCCCTTCACCAGCTTCGCCCACAGCAGCCGCGCGGCGCGCAGCTTCGCGACCTCCATGAAGAAGTTCATGCCGATCGCCCAGAAGAACGACAGGCGCGGCGCGAACTTGTCGACGCTGAGCCCGGCGGCGACGCCGGAGCGGATGTACTCGACGCCGTCGGCGAGGGTGTAGGCCAGCTCCAGGTCGGCGGTCGCCCCGGCTTCCTGCATGTGGTAGCCGGAGATGGAGATCGAGTTGTACTTCGGCATGTGCTGCGAAGTGAAGGAGAAGATGTCGGAGATGATCCGCATCGACGGCTGCGGCGGGTAGATGTAGGTGTTGCGGACCATGAACTCCTTGAGGATGTCGTTCTGGATGGTCCCCGCGAGCTGCTCCGGCTTCACCCCCTGCTCCTCGGCCGCGACGACGTAGAGCGCCAGCACCGGCAGCACCGCGCCGTTCATCGTCATGGACACCGACATCTTGTCGAGCGGGATCCCGTCGAAGAGCTGGCGCATGTCGTAGATCGAGTCGATCGCCACGCCCGCCATGCCGACGTCGCCCGAGACGCGCGGGTGGTCGGAGTCGTAGCCGCGGTGGGTGGCCAGGTCGAAGGCGACCGACAGGCCCTTCTGGCCGGCGGCGAGGTTGCGCCGGTAGAAGGCGTTGGACTCCTCGGCGGTGGAGAACCCGGCGTACTGGCGGATGGTCCAGGGCTGGTTGACGTACATCGTCGGGTACGGCCCGCGCAGGAACGGCGCGATGCCGGGGTACGTGCCCAGGAAGTCCACATCGGACAGGTCGTCGGCGGTGTAGACCGGCTTGACGCCGATGCCCTCCGGCGTCTCCCAGGCCAGGGCGTCCGGGCCCTTGCCGGTGGCGTCCTGCACTGCCTTGGCCCAGGCGTCGCGGTCGCCCGGCGACGGCGTGCCGAGGTCGAGACCGGCGAAGTTCGGGATGCTCATCGGGTGACTCCCAGCTTGGCGTGCAGGCCGTTGAGGACGTCGAGGGCGTCGCAGCCGGCGAAGACGTTGCCGTCCACGCCGTCGAAGGAGCCCTTGCCCGCCAGTAGGACGTGGTCGGCGCCGAGCGACTTGGCGACGTCGGCCGCCTGCGCCGCGTAGGCGTCGTCGGTGCCGCAGAGGCAGGCGATCTTCGCGCCGGACGCGCGGAACGCGCCGGGCAGGTCGTCGGTCGCGCCCGGGTTGACGGCTTCGATCCCGCCGGCCTGGAACAGGTTGGCGGCGAACCCGGCCCGCGCGGTGTGCGCGGCGACCGGGCCGAGGGTGGCGAGGAAGACCTTGGGCCGCTCGCCGTGCGAAGCGAGGTACGCGTCCGAAGCGTCCCGCAGGGCTTCGAAGCCTTCGGCGTACCGGTGCCGCGGCAGCCCGCCTTCTTCCGCGGTGGCCAGGGGTTCCCGGGTCACCGGCTTCTCGGCCAGGTTCGGGAACTCGCTGACGCCGGTGAGCGGGTCGCGGCGGGTGGCGATCCGCTTCGACCGCTTCTCCCACGTCTCGGCCAGCCGCCCGGCCAGCGCACCGGACTCGAGTTCGGTGACCAGGCCGCCCGCGCCTTCGATGGCGGTGAACTCGGCCCAGGCCGCGTGCGCGAGGTCGTCGGTCAGCTTCTCGACGTACCAGGAGCCGCCCGCCGGGTCGACCACGCCGGCCAGCTTGGACTCCTCCAGCAGCACGGCGTGGGTGTTGCGGGCGATCCGCGCGGAGAACGCGTCGGGCTTGCCGATCGCGGCGTCGAACGGCAGCACCGTGACCGCGTCCGCGCCGCCGACGCCGGCCCCGAAGCAGGCGACGGTCGTGCGCAGCATGTTCACCCACGGGTCGCGCCTGGTCAGCATGGCCGGCGACGTCACGGCGTGCTGGCGCATCGGCGAGGAGAAGCCGCAGACCTCGGCGACGCGCGCCCACAGGCGGCGGGCCGCGCGCAGCTTCGCGATGGTGGAGAACTGGTCGGCGGTGGCGGCGATCCGGAACTCGAGCTGGGCGGCCGCGGCTTCGGCGTCGAGGCCCGCGTCGGTGAGCGCGCGCAGGTAGGAGACGCCGGCGGCGACCAGCGCGCCCAGCTCCTGGGCGTCCGACCCGCCCGCTTCGTGGAACGGCAGGCCGTCGGCGACGATCGTGCGCACCTTCGGGTACTTCGCGGCGACACGCGCGGCGAGCGCGGCGGCCGGTCCGAGGTCGGCGGCCGCGCCGGACCGGGCGGCCAGCCCGATCGGGTCGGCGCCCAGCACGGCGGTGGCCTCGCTGGCTGGGATCTCGCGCTCGTCGAACAGCTCGAACAGCGCGTCCGCGGCGGCTTCGAAGTCGGCACCGGCGTCGAGGACGACCGGGGCGAGGTCGAGGTAGACCTCGTTGAGCGCGTCGGCCAGCGCCGCGGGCGGCACGGTCAGCCAGATCGACGTCACGCCGCCTTCGAGGTCGGCGAGAATGGCCTTGTTGACCGCGCGGCCGTCGTCGCCGGCGAACCGGGCCCGGACGTCCCAGCCGGTGCTGACCTGGCCTTCCGGCCGCGCGCCGCGCACGTAGGGCGGCAGGCCCGGGAAGCCGGTTTCGCCGGGGACGTCGTCCGCGGTGTACAGCGGCTGGATCTCGATCCCGTCGTAGGTCCGCGTGACGAGCTTGCTCTCCGGGGCACCCGTGAAGTCTGCGGGGTTTTCGGGGAGCTTGCCGCTCTTGCGCAGGACACCCGCGACGAGCTCCTGCCACTGCTCGCGCGTCGCCTGGGGGAACTCGGCCGCCAGGTCGAGTTCGGAGATCGGCACTGACTCCGGACCGGCCACTTCAGTCATACCCAGTGATGGTAGAGGCACTCGCCGCGCTCGCCCTGTGAGTCTGGTCGCGCTAGGGGGACGGCCCGGGCAGGTTAGGGGCCGGTGGCGCGGGTACGACACAATTGGGTGCGTGCCCCCCTCCAGCGAAGAGACACGAGTGGTCGCCGGTCGCTACCGGCTGCGTTCGGTGCTCGGCTCCGGGTCGATGGGCACGGTCTGGTCGGCCTACGACGAGTTCCTGCACCGCCAGGTGGCCGTCAAGGAGATGAAGGTGCCGCCGGGCATCCCGGCGTCGCAGGCGGACGAGCTGCGGGAGCGGACGCTGCGCGAGGC is a genomic window of Amycolatopsis lexingtonensis containing:
- a CDS encoding methylmalonyl-CoA mutase family protein; translation: MTEVAGPESVPISELDLAAEFPQATREQWQELVAGVLRKSGKLPENPADFTGAPESKLVTRTYDGIEIQPLYTADDVPGETGFPGLPPYVRGARPEGQVSTGWDVRARFAGDDGRAVNKAILADLEGGVTSIWLTVPPAALADALNEVYLDLAPVVLDAGADFEAAADALFELFDEREIPASEATAVLGADPIGLAARSGAAADLGPAAALAARVAAKYPKVRTIVADGLPFHEAGGSDAQELGALVAAGVSYLRALTDAGLDAEAAAAQLEFRIAATADQFSTIAKLRAARRLWARVAEVCGFSSPMRQHAVTSPAMLTRRDPWVNMLRTTVACFGAGVGGADAVTVLPFDAAIGKPDAFSARIARNTHAVLLEESKLAGVVDPAGGSWYVEKLTDDLAHAAWAEFTAIEGAGGLVTELESGALAGRLAETWEKRSKRIATRRDPLTGVSEFPNLAEKPVTREPLATAEEGGLPRHRYAEGFEALRDASDAYLASHGERPKVFLATLGPVAAHTARAGFAANLFQAGGIEAVNPGATDDLPGAFRASGAKIACLCGTDDAYAAQAADVAKSLGADHVLLAGKGSFDGVDGNVFAGCDALDVLNGLHAKLGVTR